From the Deinococcus radiophilus genome, one window contains:
- a CDS encoding ATP-dependent Clp protease adaptor ClpS — MTRPDSSAKTQTLERTQTQKPRLWRVLLLNDDYTPMDFVVDVLVGHFRRSEAEAQVIMLAVHHKGQGVAGIYTRDIAESKVTQVTGEARAAGYPLRLLAEPEGNA; from the coding sequence ATGACCCGTCCGGATTCAAGCGCCAAGACCCAGACCCTGGAGCGCACCCAGACCCAGAAACCCCGGCTGTGGCGGGTGCTGCTGCTGAACGACGACTACACCCCGATGGATTTTGTGGTAGACGTGCTGGTCGGCCATTTCCGCCGATCCGAAGCCGAGGCCCAGGTCATCATGCTGGCCGTACATCACAAGGGCCAAGGGGTGGCCGGGATCTATACTCGCGACATCGCCGAGAGCAAGGTGACGCAAGTGACGGGCGAGGCACGGGCAGCGGGCTATCCGCTGCGGCTGCTGGCCGAACCGGAAGGGAACGCATGA
- a CDS encoding dipeptidase produces the protein MAHKLIDGHLDLAHNALEGRDPRMSLEELRRIPLLSGVPGHPPQTPSLTFAELQAAGVGVCFGTLFARKGGQWPLFPDGYTDAESARGDALLSLDLYRRWEDEGLIRLLRDRTDMTTHLDACEAGGELPIGVALLMEGADPVRDADDLPFWVDQGVRMIGLAWRGTRYAGGTGEPGGLTDAGHELMQAMSDLDVTLDASHLDDAAFWEALPYGTRLMATHANARRFVARNRLLSDEMIQAIGKRGGVVGVVLANYFIQEGWQLGERGRLPLVALAEHIQYIAGLIGWERVALGSDFDGGFGTEQLPAEIDRYPDLHRLAELLPAEHRAGFLWGNWERWLRENY, from the coding sequence ATGGCCCACAAACTGATTGACGGTCACCTGGACCTGGCCCACAACGCGCTGGAAGGCCGCGATCCGCGGATGTCGCTGGAGGAGCTGCGCCGCATCCCGCTCCTGAGTGGCGTGCCAGGCCACCCGCCGCAGACCCCCAGTCTGACCTTCGCAGAGCTGCAAGCTGCTGGGGTAGGCGTCTGCTTCGGCACCCTGTTCGCCCGCAAGGGAGGCCAGTGGCCACTTTTTCCGGATGGGTATACCGACGCTGAAAGTGCCCGCGGGGACGCCCTGCTCAGCCTGGATCTGTACCGGCGCTGGGAGGACGAGGGCCTGATTCGGCTGCTCCGGGACCGCACCGACATGACCACTCATCTGGATGCCTGCGAAGCGGGCGGGGAGTTGCCCATCGGCGTGGCCCTGCTGATGGAAGGGGCCGACCCGGTGCGTGATGCCGATGACCTGCCGTTCTGGGTGGATCAGGGCGTGCGGATGATCGGGCTGGCCTGGCGCGGCACCCGCTACGCTGGCGGCACGGGAGAACCGGGCGGCCTCACGGATGCTGGACACGAGCTGATGCAGGCCATGAGTGACCTGGATGTCACGCTAGACGCCTCGCACCTGGACGACGCCGCTTTCTGGGAGGCCCTTCCCTACGGCACCCGCCTGATGGCCACCCACGCCAATGCCCGGCGCTTCGTGGCCCGCAACCGGCTGCTGTCTGACGAGATGATTCAGGCCATCGGAAAGCGCGGCGGTGTGGTAGGCGTGGTTCTTGCCAACTATTTCATTCAGGAAGGCTGGCAGCTGGGTGAGCGAGGGCGCCTGCCGCTGGTAGCCCTGGCTGAACATATCCAATACATCGCAGGACTGATCGGCTGGGAGCGGGTGGCGCTGGGGTCGGACTTTGACGGCGGCTTCGGCACCGAGCAGTTGCCCGCCGAGATAGACCGTTATCCCGACCTGCACCGCCTGGCCGAACTCTTGCCCGCTGAGCACCGCGCTGGTTTCCTGTGGGGCAACTGGGAGCGCTGGCTGCGGGAGAACTACTGA
- the gatB gene encoding Asp-tRNA(Asn)/Glu-tRNA(Gln) amidotransferase subunit GatB → MTAPDPLFQQTGYSAVIGLEVHLQLQTHSKLLSACPADYHGAEPNTFTDPVSLGLPGTLPVLNAEALELALRFGLGLNCTVEGVTQFHRKHYFYPDSSKNFQLSQWDRPVAHGGFLDVEGGRVGITRAHLEEDAGKLMHPAYAPYSELDLNRAGTPLIEMVTEPDIKSGPHARAFLETVQAIARALGVSHASPEDGQMRCDVNISLHQPGEPWGTKVEVKNLNSFRSVERAITYEWQRQARRLAAGEAITQDTLGWDEGGGKTFLMRTKEGEADYRYMAEPDLPELHITSAWVADVRSRMPELPAQKLERYLAAGLRESDARAISMDVNLSRFFDAAMQGGLAPIQKVSNWLLSEVPGVLGEQALEDSALEPQHLAELVALIESGDLTGRAAKDLLPDMVLGQAPRALAETRGLLGQAGAGELEAAVDAAIAADPGTAAQVRGGNKKAINALFGAVMKATGGKANPGQVRELLTQRLEG, encoded by the coding sequence ATGACTGCGCCCGACCCACTTTTCCAGCAGACCGGCTACAGCGCCGTGATCGGGCTGGAGGTTCACCTGCAACTTCAGACCCACTCCAAGCTGCTCAGCGCCTGCCCCGCCGACTACCACGGGGCTGAGCCCAATACCTTCACCGATCCCGTCAGCTTGGGCCTGCCTGGCACATTGCCGGTGCTGAACGCTGAGGCGCTGGAACTGGCCCTGCGCTTCGGGCTGGGGCTGAACTGCACCGTAGAAGGGGTCACGCAGTTTCACCGCAAGCACTACTTTTACCCGGATTCCTCCAAGAACTTTCAGCTGTCGCAGTGGGATAGGCCCGTGGCGCACGGCGGTTTTCTGGACGTGGAGGGTGGCCGGGTGGGCATCACGCGGGCGCATCTGGAAGAGGACGCGGGCAAGCTGATGCACCCCGCCTACGCGCCCTACTCCGAGCTGGACCTGAACCGCGCCGGTACGCCACTGATTGAAATGGTCACGGAACCGGACATCAAGAGCGGTCCCCATGCCCGCGCCTTTTTGGAGACGGTGCAGGCCATCGCGCGGGCGCTGGGCGTCAGCCACGCCAGCCCAGAGGACGGCCAGATGCGCTGTGACGTGAACATCAGCCTGCACCAGCCCGGTGAACCGTGGGGCACCAAAGTGGAGGTCAAGAACCTCAACTCGTTCCGTAGCGTGGAGCGGGCCATTACCTACGAGTGGCAGCGGCAGGCCCGCCGACTGGCCGCAGGCGAAGCGATCACCCAGGACACCCTCGGCTGGGACGAGGGCGGCGGCAAGACCTTCTTGATGCGGACCAAGGAGGGCGAAGCCGATTACCGCTACATGGCCGAACCGGACCTGCCGGAGCTGCACATCACCTCCGCGTGGGTGGCGGACGTGCGCTCACGGATGCCGGAGCTGCCTGCACAAAAGCTAGAGCGTTACCTGGCCGCAGGCCTGCGCGAGTCGGACGCCCGCGCCATCAGCATGGACGTGAACCTGAGCCGCTTTTTCGACGCGGCCATGCAGGGCGGCCTGGCTCCCATCCAGAAGGTGAGCAACTGGCTGCTGTCCGAAGTGCCTGGCGTGCTGGGCGAACAGGCGCTGGAAGATTCAGCGCTGGAGCCGCAGCACCTGGCCGAACTGGTCGCCCTGATCGAAAGCGGGGACCTGACCGGACGCGCTGCCAAAGACCTGCTGCCGGACATGGTGCTGGGCCAGGCTCCCCGTGCGCTGGCCGAAACACGCGGATTGCTGGGCCAGGCAGGTGCAGGCGAGCTGGAAGCGGCGGTGGACGCAGCGATTGCCGCTGACCCAGGCACCGCCGCGCAGGTCCGGGGCGGCAATAAAAAAGCCATCAACGCTCTCTTTGGCGCAGTGATGAAGGCCACCGGCGGCAAAGCCAATCCGGGCCAGGTCCGCGAACTGCTGACCCAGCGACTAGAGGGCTGA
- a CDS encoding AAA family ATPase: MIESLTLHGFKSFSQRTRIEFESGITAVIGPNGSGKSNVVEALRWVTHGARARELRAGRATELIFHGGGPGRAPLGLAEVQAELHWDAGTVSLSRRIYRDGTAEQELGGRDVRVRDVQAALRGTGLGPGGLAVIGQGEVSGVVQAEGGRLLGYLQEAAGLSASVAAREETATRLAEAERYLADLRLVQGERLAALERLRQAAEAARRWRELGARLALLEAAQEREKQLGLRRELAASRAEVEEQEARSQALGAQLVAAAAEAETAREALSTARAAAHAREDALAALNAAEQAHAQAARYGEHLSTEAQTLACERAALPDTAPTEPAPDLDALHRSVQLAREQAEHAEAQVRELERQLAQGREAERQRTQAQARAEADRAALAREQGRVTQALATLAPEQEKMAERLQAATAERERVETLLTEAQAQARAAQERRGQAQAERTRLQAGLAPLRRELERLEAALNAYARYGEGARNALRLDHPGIVGSVADVLTVPAELETAVTAALGRRLEQVVVGTADDARQIIQELKRQGGRATFLPLELLRERPRRDAALLSLPGVVGNLADLCPTDPPLVGRSLLADTLIVDTLDTANRLALAYRQRPRLVTLGGEVLEASGAITGGRLRDTGSSVLADQRRFQELAEEVDAAQAALDAVEAGLAQEMSATDPGAAAQAFAAAQAAERELAAQARELAARRAALEADAARLTRQAKELPDAAPILPGPARPDAATLDRQLVTVRGQAETARAAERTAAEALALGRELQALWKAYSQAEERRRELLGRQEANALARQDQASHIDAAAAEVQRRRAALGDFDPQEVSRADAERQRTADVYAGLIAAQNKARARLDELRLSIARREGALGPVPDSCSPPGTPREWAHEVGRLRAELEGLGPVNARAEADHLEGQAEWDAAQVQLDDAQAAASELSGHLQNLSQAEDAATRRALGTVAEAFGRYAAELLGGSGELQAESDEQGRVGGLTLAVQPGGKRTRSMTLLSAGERTMAGLAFLFALNHAGGEGTAGGLPLAVLDEVDAPLDEANIRRFTAFLTRFAAQGTQFILITHQKATMEVADTLWGVTTDGAGASRVLSIKQASEGLALVR, encoded by the coding sequence ATGATCGAATCCCTCACCCTCCACGGCTTCAAGAGTTTCTCGCAGCGCACCCGAATTGAATTTGAAAGCGGCATCACGGCGGTCATCGGCCCCAACGGCAGCGGCAAAAGCAATGTGGTGGAGGCGCTGCGCTGGGTCACGCATGGAGCGCGGGCGCGTGAGTTGCGGGCTGGGCGGGCCACCGAGCTGATCTTTCACGGTGGTGGACCGGGGCGCGCACCGCTGGGACTGGCCGAGGTGCAGGCCGAACTGCACTGGGACGCAGGCACCGTATCGCTGAGCCGCCGTATCTACCGCGATGGCACCGCTGAGCAGGAGCTGGGTGGGCGTGATGTGCGTGTACGTGACGTACAGGCGGCACTGCGCGGGACGGGATTGGGGCCGGGCGGTCTGGCGGTCATCGGTCAGGGGGAAGTGTCGGGCGTGGTGCAAGCTGAGGGGGGGCGCTTGTTGGGTTATTTGCAGGAGGCGGCAGGGCTGTCGGCTTCGGTGGCGGCGCGGGAGGAAACAGCCACCCGCCTGGCCGAAGCTGAGCGGTATCTGGCCGATCTGCGGCTGGTCCAGGGCGAGCGCCTGGCAGCGCTGGAGCGGCTGCGACAGGCTGCCGAGGCTGCCCGGCGCTGGCGCGAGCTGGGTGCTCGGCTGGCCCTGCTGGAAGCCGCTCAGGAACGCGAGAAGCAACTGGGGTTGCGCCGTGAGCTGGCCGCGTCGCGTGCTGAAGTGGAGGAGCAAGAGGCCCGCTCGCAAGCGTTGGGCGCCCAGCTGGTGGCCGCCGCCGCTGAGGCCGAAACTGCCCGTGAGGCGCTGAGTACGGCCCGTGCTGCCGCTCATGCCCGCGAAGATGCCCTGGCGGCCCTGAACGCTGCCGAGCAGGCCCACGCGCAGGCTGCCCGCTACGGCGAGCACCTGAGCACGGAGGCCCAGACCCTGGCCTGCGAGCGGGCGGCTCTGCCAGACACGGCTCCGACCGAGCCGGCGCCAGATCTGGATGCCCTGCACCGCTCCGTGCAACTGGCCCGTGAGCAGGCCGAACACGCGGAGGCGCAGGTCCGAGAACTGGAACGTCAGCTGGCCCAGGGACGCGAGGCCGAGCGGCAGCGCACCCAGGCCCAGGCCCGCGCTGAGGCAGACCGCGCTGCCCTGGCCCGCGAGCAGGGACGGGTGACCCAGGCGCTGGCGACGCTGGCCCCTGAACAAGAAAAGATGGCCGAGAGACTACAGGCGGCCACCGCCGAGCGCGAGCGGGTCGAAACGCTCCTGACCGAAGCCCAGGCCCAGGCCCGCGCCGCGCAGGAACGCCGTGGGCAGGCCCAAGCAGAGCGTACTCGCCTGCAGGCTGGACTGGCCCCACTGCGCCGTGAGCTGGAGCGGCTAGAAGCAGCACTGAACGCCTATGCCCGCTACGGTGAGGGCGCGCGCAACGCCCTGCGGCTGGATCACCCCGGCATCGTGGGATCGGTGGCGGACGTGCTGACCGTACCTGCCGAGCTGGAAACCGCGGTCACGGCGGCGCTGGGGCGGCGGCTGGAACAGGTGGTGGTGGGCACCGCCGACGACGCCCGGCAAATCATTCAGGAGCTGAAACGCCAGGGTGGGCGGGCCACCTTTTTGCCGCTGGAATTGCTACGCGAGCGCCCGCGCCGGGACGCGGCGTTGCTGAGCCTGCCGGGTGTGGTGGGCAATTTGGCGGACCTATGCCCCACTGATCCACCGCTGGTGGGCCGCTCTTTGCTGGCCGACACCCTGATCGTGGACACGCTGGATACCGCAAACCGTTTGGCGCTGGCCTATCGTCAGCGCCCCCGGCTGGTCACGCTGGGGGGCGAGGTGCTGGAAGCTTCCGGGGCGATCACGGGGGGGCGTCTACGCGATACCGGCAGCAGTGTTCTGGCCGACCAACGCCGCTTTCAGGAGCTGGCTGAAGAGGTGGATGCGGCGCAGGCGGCTCTGGACGCGGTAGAGGCCGGGTTAGCACAGGAGATGTCAGCCACCGATCCTGGTGCGGCAGCCCAGGCTTTTGCGGCTGCACAGGCTGCCGAGCGCGAACTGGCTGCTCAGGCCCGTGAGTTGGCTGCCCGCCGCGCTGCACTGGAGGCCGATGCGGCCCGTTTGACCCGCCAGGCTAAGGAGCTACCGGATGCGGCTCCAATTCTCCCCGGCCCGGCCCGGCCCGACGCGGCGACCCTGGACCGACAGTTGGTCACAGTTCGCGGCCAGGCAGAAACCGCCCGCGCTGCCGAGCGCACCGCCGCCGAAGCCCTGGCCCTGGGCCGCGAACTGCAGGCTCTCTGGAAGGCCTATAGCCAAGCCGAGGAGCGCCGCCGCGAACTGCTGGGCCGCCAGGAGGCCAACGCCCTGGCCCGGCAAGACCAGGCCAGTCACATTGATGCCGCCGCCGCCGAAGTGCAGCGCCGCCGAGCTGCGCTGGGCGACTTTGACCCGCAAGAAGTGTCCCGCGCCGATGCCGAACGCCAGCGCACTGCCGACGTTTACGCAGGCCTGATCGCCGCTCAGAACAAGGCCCGCGCCCGCCTGGACGAACTGCGGCTGAGTATCGCCCGGCGGGAAGGAGCATTGGGGCCTGTGCCGGACAGCTGCTCCCCGCCCGGCACGCCCCGCGAGTGGGCGCATGAGGTGGGCCGTCTCCGCGCTGAGTTGGAGGGTCTGGGTCCGGTCAATGCCCGCGCCGAGGCCGACCACCTTGAGGGGCAGGCCGAGTGGGACGCCGCCCAGGTCCAATTGGATGACGCGCAGGCCGCTGCCAGCGAGCTGAGCGGCCACCTCCAAAACCTTTCGCAGGCCGAGGACGCTGCCACCCGCCGGGCGCTGGGGACGGTCGCGGAGGCTTTTGGGCGTTACGCCGCCGAGTTGTTGGGCGGCAGCGGCGAACTGCAGGCCGAGTCGGACGAGCAGGGCCGGGTGGGCGGCCTCACGCTGGCGGTGCAGCCGGGCGGCAAGCGCACCCGCTCCATGACCCTGCTCAGCGCCGGAGAGCGGACGATGGCGGGCCTGGCCTTTCTCTTTGCCCTGAACCATGCCGGGGGTGAGGGCACGGCAGGCGGCCTACCCCTGGCCGTGCTGGACGAGGTGGACGCTCCGCTGGACGAAGCGAACATCCGGCGCTTTACCGCTTTCCTCACCCGCTTTGCGGCTCAGGGGACTCAGTTCATCCTGATTACCCACCAGAAGGCGACCATGGAAGTGGCCGATACCCTTTGGGGCGTGACCACCGACGGGGCCGGGGCCAGCCGGGTGCTGAGCATCAAGCAGGCCAGTGAAGGGCTGGCGCTGGTGCGCTGA
- a CDS encoding TIGR00282 family metallophosphoesterase: protein MKVLFVGDVYGQPGRRVVNDHLPLIAPNHDFVIVNAENSAGGFGVHYDAATRLLEAGANCLTLGNHAWDHKDIHLLLGQPDKFPIVRPLNYSDPETPGMGWRTFEVDAGDGMTERLTVVNLLGRVFMGESANPFRAIDELLRRDDLGSVFVDFHAETTSEKAAMGWHLDGRVAAVIGTHTHVATADTRILPGGTGFQTDAGFTGPLNSVIGARPEEPLLAFLTERRHRFQMGEGPAMLNAVALEISGGRCLHIERYRYEEEE, encoded by the coding sequence ATGAAGGTGTTGTTTGTTGGAGACGTATACGGGCAGCCGGGGCGGCGTGTGGTCAATGATCACCTGCCGCTGATCGCGCCGAACCATGACTTTGTGATCGTCAATGCCGAGAACTCGGCGGGCGGCTTCGGGGTGCACTATGACGCTGCCACCCGGCTGCTGGAAGCTGGGGCGAATTGTCTGACACTGGGCAACCACGCCTGGGACCACAAAGACATTCACTTATTGCTCGGCCAGCCGGACAAATTTCCGATTGTCCGTCCACTGAACTACTCGGACCCAGAAACGCCCGGTATGGGCTGGCGCACCTTCGAGGTAGACGCGGGCGATGGCATGACCGAACGCCTGACCGTGGTCAATCTGCTGGGCCGGGTTTTTATGGGCGAGAGTGCCAATCCTTTTCGGGCCATAGATGAACTGCTGCGGCGGGATGATCTGGGCAGCGTCTTCGTGGATTTTCACGCTGAAACGACCTCCGAGAAGGCCGCGATGGGCTGGCATCTGGACGGACGGGTGGCCGCCGTGATCGGCACCCACACCCACGTTGCCACTGCAGATACCCGCATCCTGCCGGGCGGCACCGGCTTTCAGACCGACGCTGGCTTTACCGGTCCACTGAACAGCGTCATCGGTGCGCGGCCGGAAGAACCGCTGCTGGCTTTCCTCACCGAGCGGCGACACCGCTTCCAGATGGGCGAAGGCCCGGCCATGCTCAACGCCGTGGCCCTGGAGATTTCGGGCGGGCGCTGCCTGCACATTGAGCGCTACCGCTACGAGGAAGAGGAGTAG
- a CDS encoding AAA family ATPase, with protein MISDALQVTIGRAADYARESGHEFITPEHLLLALTHDPDAVGAFHALGVDLGLLRDDLHSTLVTFERVEGSDDIREFSQGFHRIVQGAVLQLHASGKGNEAASGARVLAELLEEEDSFARWSLEKQGVTRLAVLEYVSHGRPDQAARGAEEAGGAQAQGGSESALDAYADDLTAQARAGQFDPLIGREDELTRVLHILARRQKNNPVLVGEPGVGKTALAEGLAQRIVAGEVSPFLLGAKVYALDLGRLTAGTRYRGDFEERLGNLLRELEGQNAVLFIDELHMLVGAGRTEGGSMDAAGLLKPALARGGLRVLGATTPAELRHLESDRALWRRFGTVNVPEPTAEEATEIIRGLSSRYAEHHGVTYTDAALAAAVSLSVRHLRDRFLPDKAIDVLDEAGAARSSRGESGSIDVPQIEETVSRMARVPLGTVRAEEAQSLATLEGDLRKRVYGQDAAVAAVSHAVKLARAGLRSGDRVQGTFLFAGPTGVGKTELARALADRLGVTLSRFDMSEYQESHSAARLIGAPPGYVGFDQGGLLTDAVSQEPHSVLLFDEIEKAHPDVYNIFLQLMDYGTLTDHTGKKVDARGCVIIFTTNAGAAEAQTGLVGFGARGAQGQQEAAVRRTFSPEFRNRLDAVLYFSPLAPEVMGQVVDKFVTELQGRLAERGVTLSVSPAARARLGQLGYDPALGARPLARVIEEQLSRPLADALLFGELKGGGHVKVGVKGGELRLDVQADQTS; from the coding sequence ATGATTTCCGACGCCCTACAAGTCACGATTGGCCGCGCTGCCGACTATGCCCGCGAGTCGGGCCACGAGTTCATCACGCCTGAGCACCTGCTGCTGGCCCTGACCCACGACCCCGACGCGGTGGGCGCCTTTCACGCGCTGGGGGTGGACCTTGGCCTGCTGCGCGACGATCTGCACAGCACCCTGGTGACTTTTGAGCGGGTCGAAGGCTCCGACGACATCCGCGAGTTCTCGCAGGGCTTTCACCGCATCGTGCAGGGCGCGGTGCTGCAACTGCACGCCAGCGGCAAAGGCAACGAGGCGGCCAGCGGCGCGCGCGTCCTGGCCGAGTTGCTCGAAGAAGAAGACAGCTTCGCCCGCTGGTCACTGGAAAAGCAGGGCGTGACCCGTTTGGCCGTGCTGGAGTACGTCTCGCACGGACGGCCCGACCAGGCGGCCCGCGGCGCAGAGGAGGCGGGCGGTGCCCAGGCCCAGGGGGGCAGCGAATCCGCGCTAGACGCCTACGCCGACGACCTGACTGCCCAGGCGCGGGCCGGACAGTTTGATCCTCTGATCGGACGCGAAGACGAACTGACCCGCGTGCTACACATCCTGGCGCGGCGGCAGAAGAACAATCCCGTGCTGGTCGGCGAACCCGGCGTGGGCAAGACGGCGCTGGCCGAGGGACTGGCGCAGCGGATCGTGGCCGGAGAAGTCTCGCCCTTCTTGCTGGGCGCCAAAGTCTACGCGCTGGACCTGGGACGGCTCACCGCCGGGACGCGCTACCGCGGTGACTTTGAGGAGCGCCTGGGAAATCTGCTGCGCGAGCTGGAAGGTCAAAATGCCGTGCTGTTTATCGACGAGCTGCACATGCTGGTGGGCGCTGGGCGCACCGAGGGCGGCAGCATGGACGCCGCCGGATTGCTCAAACCGGCGCTGGCCCGTGGCGGCCTGCGGGTGCTGGGCGCGACTACCCCCGCCGAGCTGCGGCACCTGGAAAGCGACCGGGCGCTGTGGCGGCGTTTCGGGACCGTGAACGTGCCGGAACCCACCGCCGAAGAAGCCACCGAGATTATCCGGGGGCTGAGCAGCCGCTACGCCGAACACCACGGCGTCACCTATACGGACGCAGCCCTAGCGGCTGCCGTAAGCCTCAGCGTACGGCACCTGCGCGACCGCTTCCTGCCCGACAAGGCCATTGACGTGCTGGACGAGGCGGGCGCAGCGCGGTCCAGCCGGGGTGAAAGTGGCAGCATTGACGTGCCGCAGATAGAGGAAACGGTGTCACGTATGGCCCGTGTACCACTGGGCACGGTGAGGGCCGAGGAAGCCCAGAGCCTCGCCACGCTGGAAGGCGACTTGAGGAAACGGGTGTACGGCCAGGACGCCGCCGTGGCTGCCGTGTCACACGCGGTCAAGCTGGCCCGCGCTGGCCTGCGCAGTGGGGACAGGGTGCAGGGAACTTTCCTGTTCGCCGGACCCACCGGGGTCGGCAAAACTGAGCTGGCCCGCGCCCTGGCCGACCGGCTGGGGGTCACGCTCTCGCGCTTCGACATGTCGGAATATCAGGAAAGCCACTCGGCGGCCCGCCTGATTGGGGCGCCTCCGGGGTACGTCGGCTTTGATCAGGGCGGTCTGCTCACCGACGCCGTCAGTCAGGAACCACACTCGGTTCTGCTGTTCGACGAGATCGAAAAAGCCCATCCCGACGTGTACAACATCTTTTTGCAGCTGATGGACTACGGCACGCTGACCGACCACACCGGCAAAAAGGTGGATGCGCGCGGCTGCGTGATCATCTTCACGACCAACGCCGGGGCTGCCGAAGCCCAGACTGGTCTGGTGGGTTTTGGGGCACGTGGGGCACAGGGCCAGCAGGAAGCGGCGGTGCGGCGCACCTTCAGCCCCGAGTTCCGCAACCGGCTGGACGCCGTGCTGTACTTCAGTCCACTGGCCCCCGAAGTTATGGGCCAGGTGGTAGACAAGTTCGTCACCGAATTGCAGGGCCGCCTGGCCGAGCGCGGCGTGACCCTGAGCGTTTCGCCCGCCGCCCGCGCCCGCCTGGGCCAACTTGGCTATGATCCGGCACTGGGCGCCCGCCCACTGGCCCGCGTGATCGAGGAGCAGCTCTCGCGCCCGCTGGCCGACGCGCTGCTGTTCGGTGAGCTGAAGGGCGGCGGGCACGTCAAAGTGGGCGTAAAAGGCGGCGAATTACGGCTGGACGTGCAGGCGGACCAGACCAGCTGA
- a CDS encoding DUF427 domain-containing protein produces the protein MFLRKPRPDPAGPEQESVWSYPRHPLLEPTPKRLEIWLGGVKIADTTAGYRVVETSHPPTYYLPPGDFLPGVLIPAAGQSMCEFKGQASYWTLSAGGRVEESAAWSYESPTPEFRGLAGHIAVYARRVDECRVDGEVVTPQDGGFYGGWITRDLTGPFKGPPGTLGW, from the coding sequence ATGTTTTTACGCAAACCTCGTCCGGACCCGGCTGGTCCCGAACAGGAAAGCGTCTGGAGTTACCCCAGGCACCCCCTCCTGGAACCCACCCCCAAGCGCCTGGAAATCTGGCTGGGAGGCGTTAAAATCGCCGATACCACTGCTGGCTACCGGGTCGTCGAAACCTCGCACCCCCCCACCTATTACCTGCCGCCGGGTGACTTTCTGCCCGGTGTGCTCATTCCTGCTGCCGGCCAGAGCATGTGCGAATTCAAGGGTCAGGCGAGCTACTGGACCCTCAGCGCCGGAGGACGGGTCGAAGAAAGCGCCGCTTGGAGCTATGAGTCGCCTACGCCCGAGTTCCGTGGGCTAGCCGGTCATATCGCGGTGTATGCCCGGCGGGTAGACGAGTGCCGGGTGGACGGCGAAGTGGTGACTCCGCAGGACGGTGGCTTTTACGGTGGCTGGATCACCCGCGACCTCACAGGGCCCTTTAAGGGCCCGCCCGGCACCCTGGGCTGGTAA
- a CDS encoding GNAT family N-acetyltransferase, which translates to MPTIRPLAPADTDAYHAARLQMLREAPSAFLTDAEEFATRPLSAVADRLKPNPNNITFGAWDGPELVGLVTLVREDSPRSCHRAHIYGMGVLERAQGQGVGGALLRTAVAYARELPGVLSLHLDVMETQEGARRLYESLGFQVWGTEPNAMCVGGQLLQAHAMWLDLSTPSGKQA; encoded by the coding sequence ATGCCGACCATCCGTCCACTGGCCCCTGCCGATACCGATGCCTATCACGCCGCGCGGCTTCAGATGCTCCGCGAGGCCCCCAGCGCTTTCCTGACCGACGCCGAGGAGTTTGCTACCCGTCCCCTCAGCGCCGTGGCCGACCGGCTGAAACCGAATCCGAACAACATAACTTTCGGTGCCTGGGACGGCCCCGAGCTGGTCGGGCTGGTCACGCTGGTCCGCGAGGACAGTCCCCGCTCGTGTCACCGCGCCCACATCTACGGCATGGGTGTGCTGGAACGCGCTCAGGGTCAGGGGGTAGGAGGTGCGCTGCTGAGAACAGCGGTGGCCTACGCCCGCGAGCTGCCCGGCGTGCTGAGTCTGCACCTGGATGTGATGGAGACGCAGGAGGGTGCGCGGCGGCTGTACGAATCGCTGGGCTTTCAGGTCTGGGGCACCGAGCCGAACGCCATGTGCGTGGGCGGCCAGTTGCTACAGGCACACGCCATGTGGCTGGACCTGAGTACACCCAGCGGTAAGCAGGCGTAG
- a CDS encoding GNAT family N-acetyltransferase, with protein MDWSVPRGEIGYWIATPHTGQGYALEVAQALTQPALRTQTEGGLGFRRLEIRCDPRNVRSRRIPERLGYRLDAHLVHDARSADGRELRDTLIYSQTR; from the coding sequence CTGGACTGGAGTGTACCCAGGGGCGAAATCGGTTACTGGATCGCCACCCCACACACTGGACAGGGGTATGCCCTGGAAGTGGCCCAGGCCCTAACCCAACCCGCCCTCCGAACCCAGACAGAGGGCGGGTTGGGCTTTCGGCGACTGGAAATCCGCTGTGATCCCCGCAACGTACGCTCGCGCCGTATCCCTGAGCGGCTGGGCTACAGGTTGGACGCGCACCTCGTCCACGACGCCCGCTCAGCAGATGGGCGCGAGCTGCGCGACACGCTGATCTACAGTCAGACCCGCTGA